The Montipora capricornis isolate CH-2021 unplaced genomic scaffold, ASM3666992v2 scaffold_466, whole genome shotgun sequence genome has a segment encoding these proteins:
- the LOC138036192 gene encoding uncharacterized protein, with protein sequence MSDVKVPDFSAIKGDFWKKAANSLVIPKRTIMKAKGYYTYIFMLFKDVENALPTETTAKPGNVSSGDWQVSSVVMSCVLFLDEIPVKNLSPPAILTFNITVSTSQFSSNVAYLLEFYKLDCHELK encoded by the exons ATGAGCGACGTCAAAGTTCCTGACTTCTCAGCTATCAAAGGAGACTTTTGGAAAAAAGCTGCAAACAGCCTTGTGATTCCAAAAAGAACAATTATGAAAGCTAAAG GATACTACACGTATATTTTCATGCTCTTCAAAGATGTTGAAAACGCTCTGCCCACCGAAACGACAGCAAA ACCTGGAAATGTTTCATCTGGTGATTGGCAAGTGTCCTCTGTGGTGATGTCTTGTGTCCTTTTCCTTGATGAAATACCTGTCAAGAACCTTTCACCTCCTGCTATTTTAACATTTAACATAACTGTAAGTACAAGCCAATTTAGTTCAAATGTCGCTTATTTGTTAGAATTTTACAAATTGGATTGTCATGAGCTTAAATGA